ATTTTTGGCGTAAAGCTTGTTTTATCAACCCCTTACTTTTGTTTAGCTGTTTCTAAGAATGACTGTGTCTAGGATTCTTGGTATTGATGCAAGTAACATTACATCTGGCGGAGGCTTAGTTCATCTATCTAGTATTCTCAATTCTAATAATATTGATAATTGTGGTTTTATTTCTGTTTTTGTCTTCTCCTCTTCTTCTACACTCAATCTTCTGCCTGATTTTCCTTGGCTTTATAAAGTTAGTCACCCTCTTCTTGATAAAAGCCCATTATTTCGCTTTATATGGCAAATATTTTATAGTCAGAAAAGCTGTAGGCAATTCAATGTAGACGTTTTGTTTGTTCCAGGTGGAATTTACCTTGGTTTTTTCCCTCGGATAGTTTCAATGTCCCAAAATATGCTTCCTTTTAATCTTTCTGAGTTATTTAGATACCGTTTTTCTAAGACTACCTTTCGTTTACTAGTTGTTAGGCTTTTACAGATATTTACTTTTTTGCGTTCTGCAGGTGTTATATTTTTGACTAAATTTTCCTCAAATGTTGTCACTTCATCTCTCCCATTTCCTCTGAATGACTACATAATCATTCCCCATGGAATTAACCCTATTTATTTCTCAGAGCCCCTTCTCCAGAATTCCATTCATTCATTTTCAACCACCTCACCCTTTTCCTTGGTCTATGTTTCTATTATCGATGTTTATAAGCATCAGGTCAATGTTGTTAAGGCAATATCTCTTCTCCGCGCTAATTTTAATTGGCCTTTGCAACTGAATTTGATCGGCCCTTCATATCTTCCAGCCTTTAAGAGGTTCTCTTCTGCTATCTACAGCCATGACCCAAACCATCAATGGATTTCATATCATGGTGCACTATCTCCCACCGAGATTTCTTTGTTTTACAAGCATTCACACTTAGCTTTGTTTGCTAGTAGCTGCGAAAACTTACCGATTATTTTACTAGAGAAAATGTCTTCTGGTTTACCCGTTGCCTGTGCAAACATCCGTCCTATGTCTGATATTTTTCCGGCTAATATCGGTCTATTTGACCCTTTGAATATTTTTTCTATTTATAAATCTCTATATTCGTTAATATCATCTCCAAGTTTGCGCGCTCATTCCTCTCGACAGAGTTTCAAATCATCGCTAGACTATTCATGGAACAAGTGTGCTAATGAAACCTTCGCATATCTAAGTTCCTTCACTAATTAAATTCCCTCTATGTGTGGAATTGCGGGTTATTTTTCGCTTATCGATTCACTTGATCACCATCACTGGTTAGGTTCGACTGTAGAGGCTTTAAGGCATAGAGGACCTGATGATGCTGGTATATATCATGCTCCTTTTCATTCGCTTGGCCTTTCTCATACTCGACTTTCTGTTTTAGACACTTCACATCTTGGACACCAACCCATGGTTTCTAAAGATGGTCATGTGGTTTTAGTCTTCAACGGTGAAATTTATAATTTCAAGGATCTTCGCTCTGATCTTTTTTCTCAAGGTTTTACTTTTTCTAGTGACTCTGACACTGAAGTATTGTTAAATCTCTACTTGCTCAATCGATCAACCCCAAACCCCCTATCTTTTTTGTCCAGTCTTAATGGCATTTTTGCTTTCGCTATTTGGGATTCATTAAAAGCTCAGTTGTTTTTGGTTCGTGATGCATACGGTGTTAAACCTCTTTATTACAGGGAATCATCTAGGGGCTTTTTCTTTTCTAGTGAGCTTAAAGCTTTACCTCTTGATTCACTTACTATAAACTCTAATTCTATTGATCATTACCTGTCTTACCTTTGGTGTCCTGGGTCAGGAACTCCTGTAAATGAAATTAAAAAGCTTGGACCTGGTGAGTCTATAACTATTTCCTCTGATCTTTCTGTAGATCGGTCTCCTTGGTATTCACTTTTATCATCTTATTCACGTCCTAATTCACATTCCTCCAAGGTGTTGAACAGCCCTGATTACTATATTGATGCCACTGAGTTTCATTTACAAAACGCTGTTCATCGGCAAATGGTCTCAGATGTTCCTGTTGGTGCCTTCTTATCCGGTGGTCTCGATTCAAGTAGTGTTGTAGCTTTTGCCAGGCAACTTCAACCCCAGCTTCAATGTTTTACTATCAACCCCCTTTCTGCCAGCAGTTCTGAGCTTAATTCCGACTGTTTCTATGCCTCGCAGGTCGCTGAACATTTGAATGTTCCTATTAATGTAGTAGACATTAATGCAACCGATTTTATATCGAGTTTAAATGATTTAATTGTCCAACTAGATGAACCTTTGGCAGATCCCGCGGCATTAAACGTACTCTATATTTCACAACTTGCTCGTCAGTCTGGGATAAAAGTTCTGTTATCTGGCTCTGGTGGTGATGATGTTTTCTCTGGCTATCGCAGACATTTAGCAGTTAATACAGAGTTTTTATGGGAATTCCTGCCCTTGCGTCTC
This genomic window from Synechococcus sp. MIT S9220 contains:
- a CDS encoding glycosyltransferase → MTVSRILGIDASNITSGGGLVHLSSILNSNNIDNCGFISVFVFSSSSTLNLLPDFPWLYKVSHPLLDKSPLFRFIWQIFYSQKSCRQFNVDVLFVPGGIYLGFFPRIVSMSQNMLPFNLSELFRYRFSKTTFRLLVVRLLQIFTFLRSAGVIFLTKFSSNVVTSSLPFPLNDYIIIPHGINPIYFSEPLLQNSIHSFSTTSPFSLVYVSIIDVYKHQVNVVKAISLLRANFNWPLQLNLIGPSYLPAFKRFSSAIYSHDPNHQWISYHGALSPTEISLFYKHSHLALFASSCENLPIILLEKMSSGLPVACANIRPMSDIFPANIGLFDPLNIFSIYKSLYSLISSPSLRAHSSRQSFKSSLDYSWNKCANETFAYLSSFTN
- the asnB gene encoding asparagine synthase (glutamine-hydrolyzing), which gives rise to MCGIAGYFSLIDSLDHHHWLGSTVEALRHRGPDDAGIYHAPFHSLGLSHTRLSVLDTSHLGHQPMVSKDGHVVLVFNGEIYNFKDLRSDLFSQGFTFSSDSDTEVLLNLYLLNRSTPNPLSFLSSLNGIFAFAIWDSLKAQLFLVRDAYGVKPLYYRESSRGFFFSSELKALPLDSLTINSNSIDHYLSYLWCPGSGTPVNEIKKLGPGESITISSDLSVDRSPWYSLLSSYSRPNSHSSKVLNSPDYYIDATEFHLQNAVHRQMVSDVPVGAFLSGGLDSSSVVAFARQLQPQLQCFTINPLSASSSELNSDCFYASQVAEHLNVPINVVDINATDFISSLNDLIVQLDEPLADPAALNVLYISQLARQSGIKVLLSGSGGDDVFSGYRRHLAVNTEFLWEFLPLRLRNYLHQLASRLDQRSSFNRRLCRLTKIGTFTSDSRIINFFRWIDRSDLIKLYSPCFRECLEAFPSDPIGDFFASIPTHISRLDQLLLLEQKFFLPDHNLLYTDKMSMACGVEVRVPFLDHDLVRFASTIPPRFKQRRDHGKWVLKKAMERHLPHDVIYRPKVGFGAPLRLWLRYELRDWLDDLLSHDSLEKRGLFDPLAVRHLINRNLHGSIDATYTLFSLACIEIWFRQYFDISNNSHSFD